The Poecile atricapillus isolate bPoeAtr1 chromosome 6, bPoeAtr1.hap1, whole genome shotgun sequence genome contains the following window.
AGTGAGGGGACAATGGTGGCACAAGAGCAAATGAGTGAGGGCTGGCCCTGAactcatttccatttttctttgctCTATCACACAGCCCAGGCAGAAACTGGTTTTCCCACTATTCAGATGAATTTTTAAAGTAACAGAGTAGCTTGGCTTCTGCTCACAGATGGCAGGATTAATGCTGAGACTGTGCCAAAGTGACTGCTCTCCCAGAAAAAAGGAATTGCCTTTCCCAGGAGAGGCCAAGCATCACCTGGCCAACATTGCCCATGCTAAAACAGAGCTCTCACACCTCCTTTAAAGGACTGCTTGGACGggagctggagaaagaaaaatccaaatgaTTCATGGTTTTGCAGTGCTCCAAGATCCTGCGAGGGGGCTGGCATTACCCTGTGCATTGGTATCACAGGTCACACATTTGTGAGAGAAAAGCTGTCACAGACACCAATCCAGCGGGACCAATGGGTTCATGTCCTGATGCAAAAGTCGGGTCTGAAAGCAGCTGAgtttgaaagaaaggaaagattcTTTCCTTTGTGTCTTCCCACAAAGAAATGGAAGGGGAAATTATAGCTACTTTCTGAATGGAACAAACCCCTGTTTCTCCTCCCACTTTCAGCCAGGGGTGCCTGTCTGTGAAGGATGGCTCTTTTCCAGAGGGTGAGAAGAGCATCACTCAAAATGCCTTCGGGGCAGCCTGAGGCAGccaaggccagccagagctgTCCTCTTCTGGGTGCAGTCCTCCAACGTTCCTGGGCTTCCTGGGAGTGTCCTGGAAGGTCCTAAGAGGTCCTAAGGCATCCCAGGATGTCCCAGAGGGGTCTAGGGGAGCAGTACCATGGGTGTCCCAGAGGTGTCAGAGGTCCTGAGAGGTCCAAGGGGGGTCCTGTGTGGTCCTGGAATTTCCTGGAAGGGTCCTAGAGAGGGTCCCATGGGGACCTTCCAGGACCcacacccaggacccccccatgTAACCCTCCCAGAgaccaccccaggaccccctgggaccccctgggagtgcccagggaggggagcCGTGCTCTGGAGGGGGTGActttgggatggagggaggtgACTTTGAGATGGAGTgttaatgatgatgatgatgatgatgatgatgatgatgatgatgatgatgataataataataataataataataataataataataataataataataataataataataataataataataatagtaggGTTTAATGAACCGAGTCCATCCAAGGAGAGGAATTCTGCCTCAGCCACCGGATCGGCTGCAGCAcaccttcccttctctcccctgATTTATCAGGGGCAAAACCTCCAGCGACCTCGTTCCTTCCCCCTCGTGTGGGTGGgaatcaccctgggatgggttcCGTGCCAAGCGCCCGCATTCCATCCGGGGAGCAGCCGCTGCCGTGTGCGCTTCTGACCTTCCCGACCTGCCGCAGCTCCTGTGGAGGTGCCGATACACCTCCTAGGAATGTACTCCCGCTTTCCTGTCCGCGGGGTCCGCAGCCACGCTCCCCCATCCGCCCAGTGacctctgggacccccagccacaggctggggacacgggcGTGGTGACACTGGGCTGGGCACACGGGGATGGTGACACTGGCTAGGGACAGGAAGCCAAAGCATCTCTGCCCGCTGGTGCTGGCCCGCTGTCGTGCGAGCTGGCAGCGACACCGGAGCTTCCTGCCCCCGCCACAGCCCGACAGCCGCTGGGGACACTCGCCCTGACACCccggggaggggctgggggcagcgggGATTTGTCTCCAGGGGAAGGAAACCCGGCATACGGGGCTGCTCCCCACGGGGAAAAGGACAAGGAGCGCCACACGAGCTACAgcgagagaaaaaaacccaccctcaACCCCctaaaaaggtaaaaataaaagatcAGAATGTTCGTCCTGGTCTCTGAGAGATGCGAATCAATAAATTGCCGCTGCAAGAGGCATAAAACGTCGGGAATCGATCCGTGAAATGCCAGATTTATCTAAAAATGGACGCATCGTTTTGCAGAGCTCCCGGCCCGgctttcccagccctgtgcgCGGAGCGGCACCACCTCAGCGGGAAGCCCTGGGGCCTCACTTCTCCTACCCGCTAATTAGGAGCCGTTTATTAAGCTAATTAATCGCTGTTTCATTGTCCTTGAGCTGCCTTGGTCCTCCGCACAGGCCAGCACGGGCTCGGAGGCTGCGGGTGCCGAAGGTGGGATTTCGCCTCCTAAAATTGCGAATATCCGAGGATTCCTCCCAGACAAAAGCTGCCAGGACCGGCGGCTGTGGCTGGCTTTGGGCTCCCTTAGACTGGCCCcgacacgggggggacacggtggggacacgggagggacaCGGCGGGGAGCacaggggacatgggctgggacaCTCTGGACCATCAGTCTCAAGTTTCCCCTCTCCGGCTGAAGCTCGGATCATCCCGGCACCAAAACACCCCTTAAAACGCCAcatttctccctccctcttcccaaaAGTGCAATTCCCCAAGTTATTTTTAGGTTTTATTCGGGTTTTTTTTAGGTCGATTTCCCCCCTACATCGCCCGCCTCGGGGAGACTTTCACCGGCTGCGGCTCTGCCCATCCCCGCGggaactgggtttttttcctgcattaaTACTGGTTTCGGGGTGCAGTGGAGGCTCAGATCTCGGCAGATTCTTTCTGGCAGATCCACTGCAGCCTCGTGTGGCAGTTCTGAGGGTAGATCCCATTCCCCTTGAGCGTTCCACAGGCTCCAGGTCGCTTCTCGAGGTCCAGCTGGAACCTGCGGGTGGCAGGAAGGAGCCCGTGTCACCCCCTCGGGGACAGTGGGGTGCCCTCCCAGCGCTCCCCCCGGCGCACACCGGTCCTGGTCGAGGTAGGAGCCGTTCTCCCATGTCCAGCCCGTCCCGGCCACAGGCACCGAGAGGCCGATCCAGAAGTTCCGGGTGGGTTTCTGCAGGCTTTCATTTAGGAATTCCTGGACCGGGAAAGGAGAAGTGATGGCGCTGGTTTGGTCACCCCAAAACAGGCTCTGTCCTCATCCCGGGACTGAGCCCCACCCGTGTCCCCCGAATTCTGCCACAGGCACCCGGGAGACTTGGACACAGCGGGGAGGGCTGGacccaggattttgggaatcccttcccccttccagcccctccgGCACCACCAGCACCCCGGCTACAGCCCCAGGTCCATCCCACATCCCCAGCGCCATCATTTCCTTCACCAGCTCGTCCTGATCCCACGGAACCAGCAGCGCGGACCCCCGATTCCCGCAGTCCTCCCGGCTCTTGTTCCAAGGGTTCATCCCGTCGGAAATCCAGTAGCACTTGGTCCCGATCAGCCTCCAGCCCACTGCGCAGAGCCGGCATCCCTCGCTCTCTGCGGACACACGGACGGATCCCGGCGCTCTGAGGCACCGCCGCGGGACCGGAGGGAATCTCCGGTCTCCCTTTATTGGGGGGAGGCTTTAGGGAGCCCCCCGGGGGCTGCGTTACCTCGGGGCGGACACAGGATCCTCCGCAGCTCCCTGAGGATGCCATCCCAGCCCAGACGGGCAGCTTCCAGTGAGGCGTTCCCGTAACCTGCGGTCCCCTCGGGCTGCCACCGCTGTGGCACCCACCAGGAGACTGGGAGAGGGGGAGGCCGAGCCCGGTCAGGGAAATCGGGGCTGGGAAGAGGTGCCCGGAACCCTCTGCCACCCCGCAAACTCACGGCAGAGCACGAGGGCCAGCGCCAGGGCGGCCGTCAGGGCCCCGAGGAGGcggcggggacagcggggggatGCTGCGGGGACCCTCTGGGATCCTTGAAATCCAGattctgctgctggagaaggggTATGGAAAGAAAGAGCGGGCTCAGGAGCACCTGTCGCCTCCCCGACCCCCCAGAGCCCAAGGCAGGAAGTCCCGAGGTGAAGCAACTCGGTGAGACCACCCTGCACAGGAGCACGAGGAGTTgggtgaccccaaaaaccccttcTGCTCCATCTTTTGGGGTCACGGCTCGGGGGAGATGGGACAGCAGACAGCCACAGCGTCAAGAAAAGCCCCCCCCAAACCCGCCTCCCTCGagccgtgcctcagtttccccacgCTGGGCAGCTCTTTGCGACTCCTGGGGACCTCAGCGGACACAACCCTCCAGTACCTGCACCCCGCCGGGGTAGGGAGCTCCCCACAGACCCCCGCTTGCCCCGTCGGTCTAAGACCACGTAGCCGTCCTCGTCCTCCATGTGACGGCAGAGCCGGGgtggcacaggctggggacacggggatggtgACACTGGGCTGGAGACacgggggaggggacaggaagCCAAAGCATCTCTGCCCGCTGGTGCTGGCCCGCTGTCGTGCGAGCTGGCAGCGACACCGGAGCTTCCTGCCCCCGCCACAGCCCGACAGCCGCTGGGGACACTCGCCCTGACACCccggggaggggctgggggcagcgggGGTTTGTCTGCATGGGAAGGAAACCCGGCATACGGGGCTGCTCCCCACGGGGGAAAGGACAAGGAGCGGCAGCACCAGCTACAGCGAGAGAAAAAACCCTCCTTAGCCCCGGAAAATTGTCAGAATACAAGACCAAGGTGTTGGTCCTGATTTCTAAGAGATTGGAGTGTAGCCCTCATCACCCTGGGCTACCGTGGAAGTCACTGCCGGTTTGGACTCAATTTATCCATAGGGATTGAAATGCACAGAGCGCCGACACGGGTGTTCAAACTGATGGAAACAACGCCTTTTCCATAATTGTCTGGTTTTGAATTGCCCAGGATCCCCCTTCTCCTACGATTTGAAGGGTCTCAGttgaaggaaaacacagcttcTTCATGATTTTGGGTGTTTCAGTTGACCGGGAATCACCGTTTTCCATGATTTTCGGGTTTAAGTGGAAGGAGGAAACCTTTATAGAGCCGTTTGGTGGGGTTGAATTGAGGGAAACCGCCCCATTTTTATCATCGTAAGGTTCAAACTGAGGGAAAACACCGCTGTCCCTGGTCTTCTTCCCTTGAGGGGCACCTCTTCATGTGCCATTTTAAGAGCTCCATCGAGGGGGATCCTCTCTTTGAAATGACCCCCACAGATGAAAAAGATGTCCAAAAACCCCCATAGTGGTCTTTCTTGAGAGAAATTGAGGAGGAAACTGCATTTCCCCTCATTTTAGAAGGcaaaattgaggaaaaatccCTCTTGGTTCACTTTTTATTCGGGATTAAATTGAGGGGAGAGCATTCTTCTTCATAATTTAAGGGTCTAAACCGAGAGGGAACCTCTCCATCCATTTTCTCCCTCGATTTGAGGCTTTGAAATGGTGACGAAAGGGAGTTTACCCTTGGTTTAATCCACTAAAAACGGGAAAAGGACGCGGAACAtgaggctgagctgctggtTTGAGCTGTGTTTACCCGTCTGCGTTCCGAGGGCGGACAGACACCGAGGGCGGACAGACAaacagccctgagcagggctggcctgAGGGGCAGCGAGGGGAGCGGAGAACTCCTGGAGGCTGCGCTTGTCT
Protein-coding sequences here:
- the LOC131580655 gene encoding killer cell lectin-like receptor subfamily B member 1B allele A codes for the protein MNPWNKSREDCGNRGSALLVPWDQDELEFLNESLQKPTRNFWIGLSVPVAGTGWTWENGSYLDQDRFQLDLEKRPGACGTLKGNGIYPQNCHTRLQWICQKESAEI